The Onychomys torridus chromosome 4, mOncTor1.1, whole genome shotgun sequence genome includes a window with the following:
- the LOC118582994 gene encoding olfactory receptor 4K5-like — MEETNQSVVSEFIFQGLCTSRELQIFLLLPFSTLYLMSVVGNLFVVILIITDHHLHSPMYFLLANLSFIDFCLSSVTTPKLITDLLTNTKTISFGGCMSQILCVHLFAGGEMILLASMAYDRYVAICRPLHYTTIMDRQKCIWLILISWIIGLVHSISQLILILELPFCGPRVIDSFFCDIPLVIKLACTDISTLRIVVNAESGVLATTCFILLLISYTYILLTVQLHSKDSSSKALSTCTSHLIVVVLFFGPVIFIFLWPVNITWVDKFLSVFYTAITPLLNPAIYTLRNRDIKNAIKKLINHM, encoded by the coding sequence ATGGAAGAAACAAACCAGTCTGTGGTTTCTGAGTTTATTTTTCAGGGACTTTGTACCTCAAGAGAACTACAGATCTTCCTCCTGCTGCCATTTTCCACCCTCTACCTGATGAGCGTGGTAGGCAACCTCTTTGTTGTGATATTAATCATCACTGATCATCATCTCCATTCTCCCATGTACTTTCTGTTAGCTAATCTCTCATTTATTGACTTCTGTCTCTCCTCAGTTACTACCCCCAAACTGATCACAGACCTCCTAACAAATACTAAAACTATTTCTTTTGGAGGGTGCATGAGCCAGATCCTCTGTGTGCATTTATTTGCAGGGGGTGAGATGATACTTCTTGCATCGATGGCATATGACCGATATGTGGCCATCTGCAGGCCACTCCACTACACCACCATCATGGACAGACAGAAGTGCATCTGGCTTATTTTGATATCATGGATCATTGGATTGGTACACTCCATTAGTCAACTGATCTTGATTTTGGAACTACCTTTCTGTGGACCTAGAGTAATAGACAGCTTTTTCTGTGATATTCCTTTGGTGATTAAATTAGCCTGCACAGATATTAGTACTCTGCGAATCGTGGTAAATGCTGAGAGTGGTGTTTTAGCAACAACCTGTTTCATTCTCTTGCTCATATCTTACACTTACATTCTATTAACTGTTCAGCTTCACTCTAAAGACAGCTCATCAAAGGCACTTTCTACCTGTACATCCCACCTCATAGTGGTTGTGCTATTCTTTGGGCCTGTCATATTCATCTTTCTGTGGCCAGTCAACATCACTTGGGTTGACaagtttctttctgtgttttatacAGCCATTACTCCTCTCCTGAATCCAGCCATCTATACACTGAGAAATAGAGATATTAAGAATGCCATAAAGAAGCTGATAAATCACATGTGA